In one window of Mycobacterium sp. SMC-8 DNA:
- a CDS encoding MazG nucleotide pyrophosphohydrolase domain-containing protein produces the protein MDIDDYQLRSAASDILPGDDFTLPLLGLAGEIGSLAAELKKRHRDVLGYRGFDDEVREELGDLMWYAAALARRCDLNLGQILAENLHKVEERYNRPSTPPPHELFDEDFPTHEQLPRQIEITFVEADLASDAAEPVPVVRIYRGVRTVGDPLDDNSDDNDDYRYHDALHLAHMAVLGWSPTMRGLLDAKRRSDPEVNRIQDGGRASVIEEGLTAYVFSVAAEHSFFATSSHVPADVIKACRKMTAHLEVSERQSADWEYAILAGYEMFRALKEHRGGTVRADLTTRTLTFTPPGEPLESGRAFALRPGAVVVFEGVDKAGKSTQREMLEAVVEPASTTFVHMPSGFADFTRRLYRLLEARPPAKALARQLAHLSCHSETVDQLVEAAGRGGLVIDRWWWSTLAYGWYGSEGGLGLSEATFRGLIDEVWQDLEADVVFLFLHEHVADNHNAQAVKSGYEALAAASDRVVLVPMMSESDAHNLIVGELGRRGLIEPT, from the coding sequence ATGGACATCGATGACTACCAGCTGCGATCTGCTGCCAGTGACATCCTGCCCGGCGACGACTTCACCCTGCCGCTGCTGGGTTTGGCTGGCGAGATCGGCAGCCTGGCAGCCGAACTGAAGAAACGGCACCGAGACGTATTGGGTTATCGCGGTTTTGACGACGAAGTACGCGAAGAACTCGGCGACTTGATGTGGTATGCAGCGGCATTGGCTCGGCGCTGCGACCTCAACCTAGGGCAGATTCTCGCCGAAAACCTGCACAAGGTCGAGGAACGCTACAACCGGCCGTCAACCCCACCCCCGCACGAACTGTTCGACGAGGATTTCCCCACCCACGAACAGCTACCACGCCAGATCGAAATCACCTTCGTTGAAGCCGATTTGGCCAGCGATGCGGCCGAGCCGGTGCCGGTGGTGCGAATCTACCGTGGCGTCAGAACCGTGGGTGATCCCCTCGACGACAACAGTGACGACAACGACGACTACCGCTACCACGACGCGTTGCACCTCGCCCACATGGCGGTACTGGGATGGTCGCCGACCATGCGTGGCCTACTCGACGCCAAGAGGCGCAGCGATCCCGAAGTCAACCGGATCCAAGACGGTGGCCGGGCATCAGTTATCGAAGAAGGACTCACCGCCTATGTCTTCTCGGTCGCCGCTGAGCACAGCTTCTTCGCCACGAGCAGCCACGTCCCGGCTGACGTCATCAAGGCATGCCGCAAGATGACCGCTCATTTGGAAGTCTCCGAACGCCAGTCCGCCGATTGGGAATACGCAATTCTGGCCGGCTACGAGATGTTCCGCGCGCTCAAAGAACATCGAGGCGGCACCGTGCGCGCCGACCTGACCACCCGCACCCTCACGTTCACCCCGCCCGGCGAACCTCTCGAATCCGGCCGCGCATTTGCACTGCGGCCCGGTGCCGTCGTCGTCTTCGAAGGCGTCGACAAGGCCGGCAAAAGCACTCAGCGTGAGATGCTCGAGGCAGTTGTCGAACCGGCATCGACGACATTCGTGCACATGCCGTCAGGCTTCGCGGACTTCACTCGGCGCCTCTATCGCCTGCTGGAAGCCAGGCCGCCAGCCAAGGCACTTGCCCGACAGCTCGCGCACTTGTCGTGTCACAGCGAGACCGTCGACCAATTGGTCGAAGCAGCGGGCCGCGGCGGCCTCGTCATCGACCGATGGTGGTGGTCGACACTCGCATACGGCTGGTATGGCAGCGAGGGTGGCCTTGGACTGTCGGAAGCGACGTTCCGTGGGCTGATCGATGAGGTGTGGCAGGACCTCGAAGCCGACGTGGTGTTCCTATTTCTCCATGAACATGTAGCCGACAACCACAATGCCCAAGCGGTGAAAAGCGGATACGAGGCCCTCGCTGCCGCATCTGACCGCGTCGTCCTTGTCCCGATGATGTCGGAATCGGATGCTCACAACCTCATTGTCGGCGAGCTCGGTCGGCGCGGACTCATAGAGCCAACCTGA
- a CDS encoding C1 family peptidase: MGVPPWQRAKVDDVVLAHDGVEDGIEDALSAGHPVILVVEVTAEFENPAPDGSIDVPDIRSPEGDLHAVLVVGAATHPQAGRRLLIRNCWGTYWGAGGYGWLPLDYLVVNVQEAAAVVARHSSTEGT, encoded by the coding sequence GTGGGTGTTCCGCCCTGGCAACGCGCCAAGGTCGACGATGTCGTCCTGGCTCACGACGGTGTGGAAGACGGCATCGAAGATGCACTCAGCGCCGGTCACCCGGTGATCCTGGTGGTCGAGGTCACCGCCGAGTTCGAGAACCCCGCGCCGGACGGCTCGATCGACGTCCCCGACATCCGAAGTCCCGAAGGCGATTTGCACGCGGTATTAGTGGTCGGTGCCGCTACACACCCTCAAGCTGGTCGACGGCTGCTCATCCGCAACTGCTGGGGAACGTACTGGGGGGCTGGAGGATACGGCTGGCTGCCGCTGGACTACCTCGTGGTCAACGTGCAAGAGGCCGCCGCTGTCGTGGCCCGCCACAGCTCGACGGAAGGCACCTGA
- a CDS encoding IS630 family transposase — translation MPTPHAAKIVLTTDERAELEGWARRRSSAAGLAMRARIVLAAADGGSNTELADRLELSIGTVRRWRNRFVELRLDGLVDEPRPGRPRVVGDDQIEALITKTLETTPPDATHWSTRSMAAHLGLSQSMVSRVWRAFGLAPHKQDSWKLSKDPLFVAKVRDVVGLYLDPPERALVLCVDEKTQIQALNRTQPVFPMLPGTPARASHDYVRHGTSSLYAALDLTTGKVIGALHSRHRATEFLAFLKKIDAEVPDDLDVHLVLDNASTHKTPAVKRWLASHPRFVLHFTPTSSSWLNLVERWFAELTTKKLRRSTHTSVRQLNADIRAWIDTWNDNPKPYVWTKTADQILASIANYCNRINDSGH, via the coding sequence GTGCCGACACCTCATGCCGCGAAGATTGTCTTGACCACTGACGAGCGGGCCGAGTTGGAGGGGTGGGCGCGGCGACGATCCAGTGCCGCGGGTCTGGCGATGCGGGCTCGAATTGTGTTGGCAGCCGCCGACGGTGGCTCCAACACCGAACTCGCCGATCGGCTGGAACTGTCGATCGGCACGGTGCGGCGATGGCGCAACCGGTTCGTCGAATTACGTCTAGACGGGTTGGTTGACGAGCCTCGCCCGGGTCGTCCGCGGGTCGTCGGCGACGACCAGATCGAAGCGTTGATCACCAAGACGCTGGAGACCACCCCGCCGGATGCCACTCATTGGTCGACCCGCTCGATGGCCGCTCATTTGGGGTTGAGTCAGTCGATGGTGTCGCGGGTCTGGCGAGCGTTCGGACTGGCTCCCCACAAGCAGGACTCATGGAAGCTATCGAAGGATCCGCTGTTCGTGGCCAAAGTCCGCGATGTCGTCGGCCTGTACCTGGACCCGCCGGAGCGGGCGCTGGTGCTCTGCGTGGATGAGAAGACGCAGATCCAGGCCCTTAATCGCACCCAGCCCGTGTTTCCGATGCTGCCCGGAACCCCGGCGCGAGCCAGCCACGACTACGTCCGCCACGGCACCTCCAGCTTGTACGCCGCCCTCGACCTGACCACCGGCAAGGTCATCGGCGCGCTGCACTCCCGGCACCGGGCCACCGAGTTCCTGGCCTTCCTCAAGAAGATCGATGCCGAAGTTCCCGACGATCTCGATGTGCATCTGGTCCTCGACAATGCCTCCACACACAAGACGCCTGCGGTGAAGCGTTGGCTGGCAAGCCATCCCAGATTCGTCCTGCACTTCACCCCGACCAGCTCCTCGTGGCTCAATCTCGTCGAGCGCTGGTTTGCCGAGCTGACCACCAAGAAACTGCGCCGCTCCACTCACACCTCGGTGCGGCAACTCAACGCCGATATCCGTGCCTGGATCGACACCTGGAACGACAACCCCAAGCCTTACGTCTGGACTAAGACCGCCGACCAGATCCTGGCAAGCATCGCCAACTACTGCAACCGAATTAATGACTCAGGACACTAG
- a CDS encoding ImmA/IrrE family metallo-endopeptidase, translated as MVTRTQFRHAVQEADSLLQELDINQEAPIDVFHIVDRLGLWLVFNPLKTLLGAAVPKGDGGIMLTTERGAAVQRFTAAHEIGHWVLDYGQAAFDSEQDIYHPSGDREVLAQVFASQLLMPPPLIYAACAEHGLDSPKTATPTAVYLVARDIGASYEAVARQLANLEIIGGTLRDELLKKQPAAIKSELCRGHRPTGAVDVWPLEGVESGGTTLTVTEGDEVVVLLPENRTTGHRWLTDDELARRALHTRADPPEIATAAHEDTINLDTTDEPTLRVASVDDALARIPGNTGAIRILPAPDAAELPAPAEKLPSLELVDDQYHVSRGPLAASERRSARRAIARQRDTPGGAISPGAPIGGTGTRLLALRSTDEGHSAFLIVYSSAYDPTAPAIETYRLEVDVKPTPAVLRRREYLNVDLDDPGDQIEDASD; from the coding sequence ATGGTCACGCGAACCCAATTCCGGCACGCTGTACAGGAAGCCGACAGCTTGCTGCAGGAACTCGACATCAACCAGGAAGCGCCGATCGACGTTTTTCACATCGTCGACCGACTCGGCCTCTGGCTGGTCTTCAACCCCCTGAAAACCCTGTTGGGGGCGGCAGTGCCGAAGGGCGATGGCGGAATCATGCTCACCACGGAGCGCGGGGCGGCGGTGCAACGGTTCACCGCCGCCCACGAGATCGGGCACTGGGTTCTCGACTACGGCCAAGCCGCATTCGACAGCGAGCAAGACATCTACCATCCCTCCGGGGACCGTGAGGTTCTTGCTCAAGTCTTCGCCAGCCAACTACTCATGCCCCCACCACTGATCTACGCGGCGTGCGCCGAACATGGCCTCGACAGCCCGAAAACCGCAACACCCACGGCGGTCTACCTGGTAGCACGTGACATCGGGGCCAGCTACGAAGCCGTGGCCAGGCAACTGGCCAACCTCGAGATCATCGGTGGGACCCTTCGCGACGAACTCCTCAAGAAGCAGCCCGCCGCCATCAAGTCAGAGCTCTGTCGTGGCCACCGGCCAACGGGAGCGGTCGACGTGTGGCCATTGGAGGGTGTCGAGTCCGGGGGCACTACGTTGACCGTCACCGAGGGTGACGAGGTCGTGGTGTTGCTACCCGAGAACCGCACTACAGGACATCGCTGGCTCACCGACGACGAACTCGCCAGACGCGCGCTGCACACTCGCGCCGATCCTCCCGAAATCGCCACAGCAGCGCACGAAGACACCATCAACCTCGACACCACTGACGAGCCGACTCTACGGGTGGCATCGGTTGATGACGCCCTGGCACGCATCCCCGGCAACACCGGCGCCATCCGGATCCTTCCCGCCCCCGACGCGGCAGAATTGCCCGCCCCCGCGGAGAAGCTCCCGTCCCTGGAGCTGGTCGATGACCAGTATCACGTCTCCCGAGGGCCCCTCGCAGCGTCCGAACGTCGCAGCGCACGACGGGCCATCGCTCGTCAACGCGATACGCCCGGCGGCGCGATCAGCCCCGGGGCTCCGATTGGAGGCACGGGCACACGCCTACTCGCGCTGCGATCGACAGACGAAGGGCACTCGGCGTTCCTCATCGTGTACAGCTCCGCCTACGACCCAACGGCGCCAGCGATCGAAACCTACCGTCTCGAGGTCGACGTCAAGCCCACGCCAGCCGTGCTGCGCCGCCGCGAATATCTGAACGTCGATCTCGACGACCCCGGCGATCAGATTGAGGACGCGAGTGACTAG
- a CDS encoding helix-turn-helix domain-containing protein, translating into MEANEQQAVGQRLRSARETLGLTQEDVAGALGIQRTSVIAMEAGKRGVGALELRRLARLYRRSVGWVLGEEPDPDIASDDDHALYRATAELSPDDKAQVLRFAQFLAAGSSPPDTPGGRTGITERRRPKSPQAD; encoded by the coding sequence ATGGAAGCCAATGAACAGCAGGCCGTCGGCCAACGGCTGCGCTCCGCCCGCGAAACCCTAGGCCTGACACAAGAAGACGTCGCCGGCGCCCTGGGTATTCAACGCACCAGCGTGATCGCGATGGAAGCGGGTAAACGCGGCGTCGGCGCATTGGAGCTACGCCGGCTTGCCCGCCTCTACCGGCGCAGCGTGGGGTGGGTCCTCGGCGAGGAACCCGACCCCGACATCGCCTCCGACGACGATCACGCGCTCTACCGCGCGACCGCGGAACTCTCTCCCGACGACAAAGCACAGGTCCTGCGTTTCGCACAGTTCCTGGCCGCAGGCAGCTCCCCACCCGACACGCCCGGCGGTCGCACAGGGATCACAGAGCGACGTCGACCCAAGTCACCTCAGGCCGACTGA
- a CDS encoding holo-ACP synthase, producing MDLVKISSVRDMLDSGGLAFEELCWTATELEHCDGSAPRLAARWAAKEATMKALGRGIGEIDPTDIEVTGCEGQVPGLRLHGTALALAERHHLDLALSMSHEDDFAIAFVVATPRSADNCERCPLEGANDGSQ from the coding sequence GTGGACCTGGTCAAGATCTCGTCAGTGCGCGACATGCTCGACAGCGGCGGCCTCGCGTTCGAGGAATTATGCTGGACTGCAACCGAACTGGAACACTGCGATGGATCCGCCCCGCGCCTGGCTGCCCGCTGGGCCGCCAAAGAGGCGACCATGAAGGCGCTCGGCCGCGGTATCGGCGAAATAGACCCAACCGACATCGAGGTGACCGGCTGTGAGGGGCAAGTGCCCGGGCTGCGACTACACGGCACGGCGTTGGCCCTCGCCGAAAGGCACCATCTCGACCTCGCGTTGTCGATGAGCCACGAAGACGACTTCGCCATCGCGTTCGTAGTGGCCACCCCTCGCTCAGCGGACAACTGTGAGCGCTGCCCTCTGGAAGGTGCCAACGATGGAAGCCAATGA
- a CDS encoding DUF6883 domain-containing protein: MAIFAFLFGHRSPDAPIADGDVRTRIVRALVAESVAGVEISTTIRDGLTLFEDLAVRPTQVRKFRGGQPPPRDDLAAVRGEAARPFKRPWTVVISEEVFAPVGEPDWVFSVRSQSDPRAVMYLLSDFAEAHREAWHTGDPRVIDTELAAGPLTAFAVAPVPRCSAARLHNALANAAGYLGAMEVDAGHPGLFRVLWTGLIPTHQVVGTNLRFLDNMPGHEADRYALDEEEEPGDNWWWQTGASSFSWIAEAGAYGPSNAVKPLPDSPRGATVREHLSRLVKLSPMEQIISELADDPAKFPPGPQTFSASKMPGADGVTVPEAKLAGYALNPAHPSGRHKARLFRELLGIEADDWRFLAGQLRRGVRRAPALRQVRGDEFGVRFDVVVAVKGRNGAVKPVLSGWILRPGQPASLTTAWVARRGTEADVAADDVAVLPPTSRQQWELLWEAAAVAAGEAAQLTVPNPVFVAQDHTTEVWRAEGAEGAALVAVPDEPSGFATWLRRTGRGGAGPRSGTWVAAPVRGYDGASAWADTFAEVLGWHGIDCEVYAMLDGPNPPHNPT; encoded by the coding sequence ATGGCAATCTTCGCGTTCCTCTTCGGGCACCGATCACCCGACGCCCCGATAGCCGATGGCGACGTCCGCACCCGTATCGTCCGCGCGCTCGTCGCGGAATCAGTTGCCGGTGTGGAGATCTCAACGACGATCAGGGATGGCTTAACACTATTTGAGGATTTGGCAGTCCGCCCCACGCAGGTGCGCAAATTCCGCGGCGGACAGCCACCGCCCCGCGACGATCTGGCAGCCGTCCGTGGGGAAGCCGCGCGGCCCTTCAAGCGGCCATGGACAGTCGTCATTTCTGAAGAGGTATTCGCACCGGTCGGTGAACCGGACTGGGTGTTCTCGGTGCGTTCACAGTCTGATCCCCGCGCGGTTATGTACCTGCTGTCGGACTTCGCCGAGGCCCACCGAGAAGCCTGGCACACCGGGGATCCGCGCGTGATCGACACCGAATTGGCTGCTGGCCCACTCACGGCCTTCGCCGTCGCACCTGTTCCCCGGTGCTCCGCCGCCCGATTGCACAACGCACTGGCCAACGCAGCCGGCTACCTCGGTGCCATGGAAGTCGACGCTGGCCACCCAGGGCTGTTCAGGGTGCTGTGGACAGGCCTGATTCCCACGCATCAGGTGGTAGGCACCAATCTACGGTTTCTCGACAACATGCCCGGACACGAAGCAGACCGATACGCCCTTGATGAAGAGGAAGAACCGGGGGACAACTGGTGGTGGCAGACTGGCGCCTCGTCATTCTCGTGGATAGCCGAAGCCGGTGCGTATGGGCCCTCGAATGCTGTTAAGCCGTTGCCAGACTCGCCTCGCGGCGCGACCGTGCGCGAGCACCTGAGCCGCCTCGTGAAACTCTCTCCTATGGAGCAGATCATCAGCGAACTCGCCGACGACCCGGCGAAGTTTCCTCCGGGGCCGCAAACGTTCTCAGCCTCGAAAATGCCCGGCGCCGATGGTGTCACGGTCCCTGAAGCCAAGCTGGCCGGGTATGCGCTGAATCCGGCTCACCCGAGCGGTCGGCATAAGGCGCGGCTTTTTCGGGAACTTTTGGGCATCGAAGCTGATGATTGGCGGTTTTTGGCCGGGCAGCTGCGGCGGGGAGTTCGCCGCGCCCCGGCGCTTCGCCAAGTCCGTGGCGACGAATTCGGGGTGCGCTTCGATGTCGTCGTCGCCGTGAAAGGACGAAACGGTGCCGTCAAACCGGTGCTGTCGGGCTGGATTCTCCGGCCAGGGCAGCCTGCCAGTCTCACCACCGCATGGGTAGCGCGCCGTGGAACCGAGGCTGACGTCGCCGCCGACGACGTAGCAGTACTACCACCGACCTCTCGCCAACAGTGGGAACTGCTCTGGGAGGCTGCCGCGGTCGCCGCCGGCGAAGCCGCCCAACTGACGGTCCCCAACCCGGTCTTCGTGGCCCAGGACCACACGACCGAGGTATGGCGTGCTGAGGGCGCCGAAGGCGCCGCCCTAGTGGCCGTTCCCGACGAACCGAGCGGGTTCGCCACCTGGTTGCGTAGGACGGGTCGCGGCGGTGCGGGCCCCCGTTCTGGCACATGGGTGGCCGCGCCCGTGCGCGGATACGACGGTGCATCGGCCTGGGCAGACACTTTCGCCGAGGTGCTGGGCTGGCATGGCATTGACTGTGAGGTCTACGCCATGTTGGACGGCCCAAACCCGCCACACAATCCAACGTAG
- a CDS encoding ATP-binding protein, translating to MTLTEKATATTPDRVMTGSGVRHLPITDVGDYLNQLPEDARAGLRALGELLVGVTHRPAGAESADRFTARCLGVADAGLLVDEDRELNPVSRLTTAVALAELITAHSEVVEFGPGARAQPPRWTQTRIGDRTYRHPQCLRAHFPAGTLLPDTGCVIGIETRQTAMHFPEVSAFATPDHQDAVREVLDRLAERANELNPYRGRALRASYSHGLRLTVTDLPVTAARDTVIVDEQVWHELDLGLTAVRDRHDLLNTHGLGARRGVLLCGPPGTGKSAVSAVIAAEVVGEFTVIYVEARAGEHLLTAVIEEAQRLGGPILLILEDVDLWCRDRSTGGGGLSELLQAMDIAADARILTLASTNDPATLDRAAIRTGRFDAIVDIGYPTRADAARILTALLTGLPGADTVDTDTVAAALPEHTSGSDLREIVRRAVLAADDTGLLTTTALLAEVGSGRYRATPAEGMYL from the coding sequence ATGACTCTCACCGAAAAAGCAACAGCCACAACGCCTGACCGCGTCATGACGGGAAGCGGTGTCCGGCACCTGCCGATTACCGATGTCGGCGACTACCTCAACCAGCTGCCCGAGGACGCCCGCGCGGGGCTGCGGGCCCTGGGGGAGTTGCTCGTCGGTGTCACCCACCGCCCGGCGGGGGCGGAATCGGCGGACCGGTTCACCGCCCGCTGCCTCGGCGTCGCCGACGCGGGGCTGCTCGTCGATGAGGACCGCGAGCTCAATCCGGTGTCGCGGCTGACCACCGCGGTCGCGCTGGCCGAATTGATCACCGCCCACTCCGAGGTGGTCGAGTTCGGGCCCGGTGCGCGTGCGCAGCCGCCCAGGTGGACCCAGACCCGGATCGGCGACCGCACCTACCGCCACCCTCAATGCCTGCGCGCGCACTTCCCGGCCGGGACACTGCTCCCCGATACCGGGTGTGTGATCGGCATCGAGACACGACAGACCGCGATGCATTTCCCGGAGGTTAGCGCGTTCGCCACCCCTGATCACCAGGACGCTGTGCGCGAGGTGCTGGATCGGTTGGCTGAACGCGCCAACGAGCTCAACCCTTACCGCGGACGCGCCTTGCGCGCCAGCTACTCCCACGGCCTGCGCCTCACGGTCACCGACCTGCCCGTCACCGCGGCCCGTGACACCGTCATCGTCGACGAACAGGTGTGGCACGAGCTCGACCTCGGTTTGACCGCCGTCCGGGATCGCCACGACCTGCTCAACACCCACGGCCTGGGTGCCCGCCGCGGTGTCCTGCTGTGCGGGCCGCCGGGTACCGGCAAGTCCGCGGTCTCGGCGGTGATCGCCGCGGAGGTCGTCGGCGAGTTCACCGTGATCTACGTCGAGGCCAGAGCCGGTGAACACCTCCTAACTGCCGTCATCGAGGAAGCGCAGCGTCTCGGCGGCCCGATCCTGCTGATCCTCGAGGACGTCGACCTGTGGTGCCGCGACCGCAGCACCGGCGGCGGTGGACTTTCGGAACTATTGCAGGCCATGGACATCGCCGCCGACGCCCGCATTCTCACTCTGGCCTCCACCAACGATCCGGCCACCTTGGACAGGGCCGCGATCCGCACCGGCCGCTTCGACGCCATCGTCGACATCGGCTACCCCACCCGTGCTGATGCCGCCCGCATCCTGACCGCCCTGCTGACCGGACTGCCGGGCGCCGACACCGTCGACACCGACACGGTGGCCGCCGCCCTCCCGGAGCACACCAGCGGCAGTGACCTGCGCGAGATCGTGCGCCGTGCCGTCCTGGCCGCCGACGACACCGGCCTCCTCACCACCACCGCGCTGCTGGCCGAGGTGGGCAGCGGCCGCTACCGCGCCACCCCCGCCGAGGGGATGTACCTGTGA